From Synechococcales cyanobacterium T60_A2020_003:
ACACGATGGGCACATCCGGCAACTGCTGCCGCCCACCTAAATCCGTTAGCTCGATGATAAAACCAAACCCGGCAATCTGGCAGTTGGCCTGTTCCACAAGTTGGGCAGTGGCAGCGGCAGTGCCCCCCGTGGCGATCAAATCATCCACAATTAAAACGCGGCTGCCGGGATGGAGGGCATCTTGATGCATTTCCAGGCGATCGCTTCCATATTCCAACTCGTACTCGGCGGCATAGGTAGCAGCAGGTAGTTTCCCAGGCTTGCGAACCGGGATAAAGCCCAAGCCCATTTGATAGGCCAGCGGCACACCGAACATGAACCCACGGGATTCCATACCCGCGATCGCATCCACCTCTAAATCATCAAACGCCTCCGACAGGCGATCAATGGTATATCGCAAACCATCTGGATCTTTGAGTAGGGTTGTGATGTCGCGAAAGAGGATACCGGGTTTTGGGAAATCGGGAATATCTCGAATCAGAGCACGCAAATCCATAGGGTAGTACGTTGGGATGCTAGACAGCAGGGGGACAGAAGCGAGACGTTAGTGGGCTGGGCGATCGCCAGTCTTCCACGATATCTCCCGACATCTAGAGTTAGTAAACCACAGGTTTCTGGTAATTCAGAGCATCCCTCAGAATTTGTAGAAAGAGACCTCCGACGCCTCGAAATTTATTGCAATTTCAACGAGGACTATCTCTAGGGAACCGATTTAAATGTACGGTGTATTAAGAATTCGTCTTATTTTTTAAACTTCATACCCATCAGATCATCACTCTCGAATTGGGTATAGGGTTCATTCCAGGGTTATTCACACTTACGTTGCCAGTGCTCCCATGTCATCTCGCGATTTCTCATCCGATCAACCGCTCGGTTCCGCCCTTGTGGAATCCCGTCCGCACATTAATATCTTTACAATGCTGCGGCTCGGTCTGTACCAAATGGGGATTGGCTTGCTGTCCCTGCTGACCTTGGGTGTTCTGAACCAGGTGATGATTTCAGAACTGCGAATTCCGGCCACGATTGCGGCAGGGGCGATCGCCATGTACCAGTTTGTGGCTCCGGCGCGGATCTGGTTTGGGCAAATGTCGGACAACAAACCGCTGTTGGGCTATCACCGCACGGGCTACATCTGGACAGGACTGATGTTGCAGGGAGTTTGCCTGTTTGCGGCGGTGCAGGTGGTGTGGCAATTGGGTGCAAGTGCTGCCGCCGGATGGTCAATGGCAACCAATCTCTGGGTCGCGTTGCTGGCTCTGATGTTTGCCCTCTATGGCCTTTGCATTAGTGCAGCGGGAACCGCTTTTACCGCCATGCTGGTGGATGTGTCCGAGGAGGAGAATCGCTCCCAGTTAGTCGGAATTGTTTGGGCGATGCTGATGGTGGGCATCGTGGCAGGGGCGATCGCCGGACAAAAGATGCTGGAAGGGATCACGCCGGATCTCTTGCAACCCACCGTAAATCGTCTGTTTATGGTCTTTCCAGCGATTGTGTGTGGGCTGGGCATTGCCGCTACGTTTGGGATTGAGAAACGCTACTCTCGCTTTTCTAAACGATCCTCTGGGGGCGATCGCGACGATCAAATTTCTCTACGCCAATCCCTCAGGGTTTTAACCGCATCCCGGCAAACGGGCTTTTTCTTTGCCTTTCTCCTGGCGATGACCGTGGGTTTGTTCCTGCAACAGCCTGTTCTGGAACCCTATGCCCGTGAGGTGTTTGGCATGTCCCTGGGCGAAAGTGCGGGACTAAACCAATTTTGGGGTTACGGCATCCTCGCTGGGATGGGGGTGGCTGGCTTTGTGGTGGTTCCGCGTTTGGGCAAACAGCGTACCGCAACCTTGGGCTGCTGGTTCACCGCAGCGTGCTTTATCCTGGTGATTCTTTCTGGACTGACCGCCTCCCAACCGATGCTAAAAAGTAGCGTGATGCTCTTTGGTCT
This genomic window contains:
- a CDS encoding adenine phosphoribosyltransferase → MDLRALIRDIPDFPKPGILFRDITTLLKDPDGLRYTIDRLSEAFDDLEVDAIAGMESRGFMFGVPLAYQMGLGFIPVRKPGKLPAATYAAEYELEYGSDRLEMHQDALHPGSRVLIVDDLIATGGTAAATAQLVEQANCQIAGFGFIIELTDLGGRQQLPDVPIVSLVEY
- a CDS encoding BCD family MFS transporter — its product is MSSRDFSSDQPLGSALVESRPHINIFTMLRLGLYQMGIGLLSLLTLGVLNQVMISELRIPATIAAGAIAMYQFVAPARIWFGQMSDNKPLLGYHRTGYIWTGLMLQGVCLFAAVQVVWQLGASAAAGWSMATNLWVALLALMFALYGLCISAAGTAFTAMLVDVSEEENRSQLVGIVWAMLMVGIVAGAIAGQKMLEGITPDLLQPTVNRLFMVFPAIVCGLGIAATFGIEKRYSRFSKRSSGGDRDDQISLRQSLRVLTASRQTGFFFAFLLAMTVGLFLQQPVLEPYAREVFGMSLGESAGLNQFWGYGILAGMGVAGFVVVPRLGKQRTATLGCWFTAACFILVILSGLTASQPMLKSSVMLFGLASGILTNSAVSLMLDLTAVETAGTFVGAWGLAQAMAQANATVAGGVLLDLGRSLFSSTYLAFALVFACEGAMMLVAVSLLSRIDVQEFKTDSQKAIAAVLEQDLE